Genomic window (Nymphaea colorata isolate Beijing-Zhang1983 chromosome 1, ASM883128v2, whole genome shotgun sequence):
ttgaaatatttactATTTCACAAAATCATATATACGGATTGTCTAAAATTTTGGTAGATAAAAAAATTCACAGGTCAATGTAAAAGAGAGAAGGGAATGGTGTTCGTCAATTACCATGATGGAGAGCGGGGAGGCGTACATGCAGATGGAGAAGATGGTGGCGGCGAAGCCGCAGAAGATTTTCCGGTGCTGGCCGTGCAGCGCCAGCAGGGAGACGAGCACCACCCCGGCGAAGACGGTGAGTATCAGCGCCAGCAGGCCCGCGACCTTCGCCCTCGTCCTGCCGTTGATCGCGAAGACCAGGAACAGCACCACGTACACCGCTTCGATCGCCGTCCCCGCGCCGTTGATCGTGCTCACCAACAGGTTGTGCGGCGACACGAACGGCAGCCCGTACCACGCCGACAGCAGGCAGTTCAATAGCGTCGCCACGTAAGGCACGCCGGAAAAGTCCTCCGTCGACCTGCTCTTCACTATCCTCTTGAACGTTAGCCTGCACCCATTCCCCCGCCGAGACACTCCCTTTAATTTTCATTACTCAAAACATACTAATGCAGTCTATGAATCTCAGTATCAGCGTTTCAAAGAAGGCAAGATAACTCGAAAATCTCAATCTTggtgttgctttttttttttttttttccaattttcttctgttttccgatctcccttctttctctcaaatAATGAATCAGACCAAGAAAATCTACTTCTGATGAACGAGTTAATCTTTTTAAAgcgttttttttcttctttaatgcCATGAAACACCCCAAAAGAAATTGgtttctaaaaaatatttctggTTAATAAGTATtacttttttttggaaaaattattCGAAATTATGAGCTTTCACTGAATTTTCAGAAACTGTTCCATGATATCAAACGCTTCCTAAACACAATCATGGGGAAAGTAATCTGTGATCAAACTCTCTGCCCACCAAGTCTCTTCCCCAATATGCAGATCCTGCCTTGAATTTATTATCCAGGTTTAATTTCATTTACCATTTGGGGGTAAATTTATATTATATACGGTTTTAGCTTCTCAAAACAGCACAACAGTTTCGCGGTACATGTGGGAAGGAGTATCAGAGTAGAAACTAAAAaggatatattatatatatatatatgagagagagagagagagagagagagagagagagagagagagagagagggagggagaggttAAAATGCATGTGAGGTGAATAGGGGACAAGCTACTATGAATGATATGCAAAGAAGACAAATATTATTGGGATTCCAAACGAGGGTAGAACTGGTTTTGCCGGTAATGTACGTGGCATTATTGGCAGGACATAAACCAATGGGCTGACAGAGAATCAAAGTAAGGATTCTACGCAGTTCGATCGAAACATTCGGTTATTAATTAATATAAAGAAACCTTAATAAATCCTTATAATCTGACATGAAACTTCGTTCGTTTTAGCTAAAAGTACAAGAAAGATCcataaaagaacaacaagaaagCTACCATCTTCTTCTTGAGCAGAGTCTTTGAAACAAATGACAGTTTTTCATCATCTAAACTATTTCTTAAGAAGATATTAAACCTCCTAAAcgaagaaaatgaatgaatgacCAGACGATCCATGGAAGCCATGGTAAAGAGTTTAGACAGAGAAAGCCGATGAATCAGAGAAGGGAAGGAAGATGCTCACGCTGGtgccaagaaaagaaagagagcagcGGCATTCCCTGTAACCAAGAGCAACAAAGCGACGAAACAATCAGTGACCAACTAAAAGAACTGCAGAGGCAACGGAAGCATGTTAATGAATCTAAAAAGAGCAAAGAATAAAGAAACGGCTCACCGAAAATCCCAAACACGAAATGCAAGATCTCCATGCCTTGGCCTCTATCTCAATATGTtcagtagaagaagaagaagaagaagaagaaggtattgaagaagaagaagaaaagggtaTTGGgtgttttagagagagagagagagagagagggagggagaaaatGAGAGCTAGAGGTGAAAGGAAGTGATGTGCGTAAGGTTATATATAGACAACAGAGTGGAGGGAATCCTGACGGGGAAATTTGCTTCGTCCTTATCTGTTACTTGCAGTGTTCGAGTAAAAGGTCGCCTACAGACAAAAGATCgacgtcctctctctctctctccgtaaATCTTTCAGCTATTTACCAGTTTTCTATACGTAAATTTTTCTACCCTTACCTTTTACCTCATGAATTGTTCTTTTCCATCTTCTTAATAAACGTGCTACATTTGCTTAACGATGCATTATTTTCACATGCCGTGCAACCATGGCACTCGATCGTCTTGTCCGTGTtgtccctctccttctctctcttaagGAGAGGGACAACACGGACAAGACGATCGagtgttctatatatatatatatataaactaatatacatacacacacttGAATTGTTTAATTCTTCATGATGCACGATTTTCAGTAGGTCCGGACAgtcagagttttttttttcattaaatactAAATACATAGTTAACAAAATCTGAATTGACTTTAAGGTAATTATTCAGGTTTTATATGACTACCCCATATGACTGAACCCAGTCCAATGAAAATTACTTAAGGTTTAGATTGGGTTCATACACCATACAATGACCCTATGTATCTTCGTGAGCCTGAATCCAATTACATATAGTTCCAGTAGGTCATCAGATTCGAATTCAGCAACTAAAGAATTTGACTTCAGTCCAGAACTGTTCTCATTCTTACTCGTGCTGACACCAGGGAGATGTGCCCATTGCTGCCAATATTAGCATGAGACCTATGGATCCATATCGACATGTCCCCATTATACATAATATCAGCATTAACATTAAcagaaagaaatgagaagagGTTGAAATGACTCCTCCAACCCCAGCTCCTTATATCGActatatattcataaaataatatacaaaTTTTCCTTGATACCAATATCTACAAATTTTCCTTGATAAAAAATACGAGTACTCTGACAACCAAATATAGTTGCGCCTTATAAGTTGAAGAGATGTCCCTTCATTTGATCGATGTCAGTGCTCTTGCTAGGACTGACGATATGTAAATGTCTCACCTCTAGCTAATAGGGGCACTTGCTAAGGCTACTTTTGTTTATTGCGGAAGCTTAGGTGATGGAGCaacattgtagctggtgtgggcaattgcccacaccagccctatatatatctatatatatctatatatatatatatatatatatatatatatgaaaacttcatcagtttaaattttttttatatatgaatgccCCTTAgcgtttgaaatttaaacttagagtgccCTCAACAGCCTTATAATCTGCAGCTATCACGGTCTTTTACAAGGGTGGagttgaagaatttttttttttttttgcgagggaaccaaattttagttttaaatttttaacaaaagctgaaacataatttttccaaattttaatGTAAgctaaactaaattttttacaACTTATAAGTaaatttttgatcttttttctttaattcgACAGGAAGCCATGGCTCGGATAGTCCCCTGCCTGCCTCGGCCCCCGAATCCTTAGATAGCCTTTCCAATCAGTGACGATAGAGACTAACTTGAGGATTTTATCGTAGTCTCTTAAGTCGCGATTCTTACGTCATTTACTCGATCGGTTAGAGAAACATCTTATATTCATTTGAACATGCATCTAAAACACATACAAGAACTGAGTTTTAATACCATGTGACATGTCTTTGTTCCACACTAAATCTCTAATTTATGTTGATGTGAGAACAAACGGTAGTATTCTGCAAATAACTTGTGGCGGAGGCGGAGCCACACCAGCTATTcaaggtttttattttttatttttaaattaatatttttaaatatttggtaTGTTATGTATATCAGTGCCCTTTAGAACATGAAAATATGTAAAGAGTGCCcccttcaaaaactttttctaaGTTCGCCATGACTTTCTTCAACTTCATTCTCTTGCACATTTTGTAAGTATAACTAAATAACTCATAACAAATTAATTTAAACAACATGTCCTAATTTTACAGTTTTTCCATTTAGcggacaatttttttttttatatatgtgtgtatgccAGCAACATGTGTGTGAATTAAAGCTGctaaatataagatatttaatCTTATTTGTTCTTCATTTCAACAAATAAGTGTATGTTCTTGAGAAATGCTCATATTTTAGGATCTGATTTTAATTCAGGATGCTAACGGTGGATAGAGATGAGCTTGTCTGAATCTGTGGCTGCTATACAATCAGttattttagagagagaaagagaaagagagagaatactgTTTTacagttttctctttctcttttttataaaagtttcGAATTCCAACGTCTCAATTCCGCGTAAAGGATAGACATTGAGACGtagaaaagttcaaaatttttctggaaTTCTTGTCAGTACAAAACTATAGATCCAGCAAACACAACTAttcaccttttcctttcttgtttttttatgtctttgcctttccttcccttttggGGCctcacttttttatttaatatcaTAAACAAGCTTAATGGCCGGcctatttttatgaaaagatgaagCACCATACTGGGAAAAATGGGAAATTTTCCTTGTGCAATAAATTACACCGGTTGCCCCTCCAATCAAGGGATACATGAACACAATTTATTGATTCTACCAATATGGACCGCCCATCTTAAATGGGGGCCTTTGTGGTGGGTCCCACAATATGTGTgggtattatatatatatatatattttttccttttttagggTATGGGCAGCACTAGCCACAACAACTTCCCCTAGCTTGGCCTGTTTGACTTATCCAACATGAGGTCAGCTCAGTCAGTTGAATCGCATCAGCCATTGACTGCACCCTAGATTCAATTCCAGTCAAACTTGGTTCAGttagtagagagagagagactttgaCTATTAGAAATAACCAACTCACTGATAAGGGCCTTCCTATTTATTacaattgagaaaaaaataaagagaaaactatGGAAACTAACAttagataataaaaatatttattattttttttctttttgtttttctcttaaccatctatCAAACCATCTATCAGGATGGATCAATGGGCCCTTCGAATTGAGTTGGGTGACcattcaattttatatataaacatgtaaCTATCAAACCCTCATATATCATAATATCAATGGGAATCATTTAGGATATGGTGGAAATAAACTTACAAATGTAAAATGCAAGTTATTTTTTCAAGAGTCCGAAACACCCTTTCATCAAAGTGCAAGGTTTTATCTATGCAAGGAAGGAAAAGTAACGGCTCTACAAATCGGAACTAGAAATGCACCATTAACACGCTACCacccaaccagctatgctacacccAAACGAATGCTAccaattcaaaatattttacattagATGCTTAAGTATCAAACTTGTTGTGAGGTTTTTAGCTAAGAATTGCGTATAAGCATTAGCATGACGCAAATCAAAGTGCCAAGATATCTTGACAACATGATGGTGGAATGACTCCAAAATAGAGAAGGTAAATGAAAGAACTTGTGGTTGTGGAGTCACATTGATGTGATCTCGATTTTAGCTCTACATCAAGAGAATTAATCATGCAAGGAAATTGATGACagatcttttcttctttgcaatgGTATGTTTATGTCACAAGCAAAACCCTACCAAGTCTATGCCGATTGAAGTTTCCCaggcatcattttctttacttccttttcattttaagaGCCCTCGGCCATATTCTAAATCAGATTTGTTTATCGGATCCAGTTAAATTGACTTGGAATCAGATCAATAGCTGGATATATCTGATTCGTTTACATCCTGGTGTCCATGAATGTGAAATTGCTCAAATGGACATACCTTAAAACATGGGTGGAGCCAACCTAGGGTCCGATTTGGCCGTGCCCccaccttatttttttttttttaaatttacatgtaaattttaaaaagtttcacttgttctatataaaaattttaaaaaatgatattttcgtcataatcaaaatttaaaaactttaattcaattcttttcatgaaaaaattttctgaCTCCACCCCTATTATCACCCCTATTACAAGACTCTTAAAACGAAGAAGAGTAGCCCTTCACTGTCtctttatttttaacattttgaaacatttgttgtattatatataatgtGCCTTTTTCAATATCGAAGTATAATGTGCATTTTTTAATATAGAAATATATGAATAAGTGCCCTCAAAAGAACATTTTCTCGCTCTGCCAGTAAAAGCACCGTAAGGCTCCAACCAGATCAAATCATGCATTATTTTCAACAAGTTGCGTGTCTACCTGTCAGTTCTACATGTATGTTCTTTTGAGGGCAGGTGGTAGGCATCAGTGGGTAGTCCACATAGGGAGTGTAGATCTTGCTGCCACTTCTGTGGTGTTGTCCTTTCAATCCATGTCTCCTATGGCTTACCCGCTATTATGCATCCATCGGattttcttattatatatatatatatatatatatatatatatatatatatatatatatatatatatatatatatatatatatagctactATATCCTTATATGTCATACTGATGCGAATAATCTAGATTGTGTTCTTTTCATAAGTCTGAAGTATCCCTCAAAGTAAGGAGTACCATTTattgaaattcatttgtttttctttcttcttcctatCAGTCTTGTCCTTTAAAAGGTGTTTGAAACTCTTGAAAAAATAGTTACTTTATAAATTTCCAACTTAATGTCCATCATTGGATCTCCTTAAAATATATGACCTCTCATtgaagcattatatatatacatatatatagagagagtgagaaaaagagagagagagagaaaattggcATTGGCAGGCACGAGACCCATTGGTATGAGATTCATAAGGAATTATATTGGCCATTAACTGTTCAAGTTGGGCTCATTAATGTTCTCTCAAACATTCATctccaaaaaattaataacatgGGCTTAAAAGGTCTGGTacctacaatatatatatataaataaattttgctgtgatttttaaaaaatcaatagcTTTATACCTTTGGACAACCCCAGTAGAGATAGAaagatttttgagaaaaatgaaaatcgaACAAAGAAAAGATCGAACATGCCCATCGGACTACTGGTTATATGTTCACATGGCCATGAAAACCATTGCAAACCTTACGGCCAAAATATATGGACACTTTGAATAGGTTTCTGATATCAACCCGGTTTTCTATCCAAGCTGCTTATATGTTCAGGCCCCCCTGACACATCACATGTGTttagtgttttattttttcaggaCAGGCCCTACTCATTTTTTGTAAGTGACAAAAAAGCCCTTCGAATGaggataaaatggaaaaaatcagaagtatttttttccattttatactGGTTTATGTGCAAAACTTGGTATCATTATAGTCAATCTTTGCCCCCATCATTTCAAAAGACCATCAGTATGTTTGATAATTCAACTTCATTGAAATACGCCGAAGATTGTGGTGCACTGGGCGACAAAGCGGTCCATCTCATGAAGGCACTTGGGTTCAAATCTTGGGGTGACCATTGTCATGTCACAGTACTATTCATCATTTGTGTAAAAAAATGTTAGATATGAGAGAGAAACCTGCACATGAAACGCTAAggtaatgtttcatgaatatgtcctAACCCcaattttagtgttttttttgtCTAATGCCTCTTTAACGGGaaattatgtaaataaattaCTAATACATAATTAAGCAATTTGCGTGGGTTAGCTTGAGCAAGTGCCGACATGATTCCGTGATTGGAATCGAAGAATTACTAGTCaatatttccaaaatttctaACTTAGCTCCCACAAAGAATTCCTGAAAGTTGAATTTGGCCCATGAGAATTATTTCTGAAGTTTCTCTGAAAAATTTCAACCCCTCATAAAAAAGTTAAGGCTCTGTCCCCGCCCTAATTGTTGAAAAGCATTTTCCGGACAGTTTTGCGTTATATGCGGCTGAAGACTTCAAAATTCAttcctaaaaaataacaaagtttagTGTCAAGTTCTTTTGTAGGTCTCTctagagggtgtttgataagaagaacatcGTGTTTTGAAACAGATATTTATAGAATACATCCCAAGAGAACAATGTTCTTGTTTTAAAACTTAGTGTCATTATAGATGTTGTTCTtaaaacaataaatatatataatcacacTATATTTGTCGGGacaagaacatattattcttttgACATGTCCTTTAAGAACATGGAATACAATATTCTTGTTATGTGCTCCACTAAGTCCTTGTATGCACTTCTAGGGCAGTacaacgagtcaagccaacttAAGTTCGACCCAAACTTGTTTGGTTAAGCTCAGCTTGAGATCCACTTGGATATCATTTGTTAAAGGAGTGGAACTCGAGCTTAATTGAGAACTCCTGCTTAcaaatgagtcaagtttgattttcttaaaCTCGAGTAAGCTCATTTAATCTAGGgctttctttttaaatttccaAACTTGAAACCAAGGAAAGCAATAaagtcaaatgggga
Coding sequences:
- the LOC116263416 gene encoding bidirectional sugar transporter SWEET1-like encodes the protein MEILHFVFGIFGNAAALFLFLAPALTFKRIVKSRSTEDFSGVPYVATLLNCLLSAWYGLPFVSPHNLLVSTINGAGTAIEAVYVVLFLVFAINGRTRAKVAGLLALILTVFAGVVLVSLLALHGQHRKIFCGFAATIFSICMYASPLSIMRLVIKTKSVEYMPFFLSLFVFLCGTSWFIYGLLGRDPFIAVPNGFGCGLGTLQLILYAIYRDWGGKDKKDQKVVSSSKAKGMDSSAADADAMEMGSIKHEENSTNKKEPSSLLSNGGKATRT